The DNA region AATGAATGCAAATTCAAACGAAATTAGTCTCAATGGACCTTCTGGAATTATAGACTTTGATTCAAGAATGAGCATTAGTTCGTCTCATGGAATGGGTGGAACCAGTTCAAGAATAGATATGGATGCAAATTCAACCAGAATTAGCCTCAGTGATGGAAGCACTAATTGGATTAACATGAGGGGTGCAACAGCAACACCGCTTACTGTTAATGGAAATATTAGTGCTGATAATATTGCGACCAGTTCTGACTTACGTTGGAAAAGGGATGTAGCTGATTTTGACAATGCTCTTGCCAAGATCAATTCATTAAGAGGTGTTACCTTTAATTGGCGAAAAGAAGATTTTCCAGATAAAAACTTTCCAGAAGGCCAAATGGTAGGGTTTATTGCTCAGGAAGTTGAAGAAGTTTTGCCTGAAGTGGTTGTTACTAATGATGATGGTTACAAAACAATGTCTTACGATAAACTAACGGCAGTTCTCACAGAAGCGGTAAAAGAGCAGCAAACAATCATTGATTCTCAAAGTGAGATGATCCAATTACTTCAAAAACGAATAGAGCAGATTGAAAAAACATTGGAATCACACTAATAATTATAATTAGTATATTCTTCCCACTTCGGGTGGGGAGAATATAAACAGGGTACATAGTGATTCAACATTAATTGTTAAATTCATTTCTGAACCTAACTATTCCTCCTCCCCCCCCCCCCGAAATCATTTTTTGTACAAACGCGCAGTGTTACTCCACTATTTTTATAACTATTGACTTGTTCACTCTGTTCGTTTAAAAAGTTACCCGTTCCATAAATATCGGCTGTCCGCGTAAATACTCAGTAATCCTTACCTTTAATGAAGTAGTAAAAACTACCAATGTATCATTGGTACACCTGCTATAGTGTTGTCCGGTTAGCAAACTTATACTCTTTGTACAATCTCAGAAAATATTGCGCCACTCAGGCCTACTATGATATAAATTCAGTAGAACTTTACTGGCAGAATGTTAAAATTCTGTAATATGACACTCTCATCCCCTAAACACTATTATAAAGGTAACTAATTTCATGGTCAAATTCGGTGGCATCGATGGTTGCAGGGGTGGATGGTTTATCATCTTCTTTGATAGTGATAGGGGATGGAGTTGTGCGCTGTATCCAAATCTTGAAAGCTTGTGGCAAGAGATGAAGAGCGCATCACTTCTGCTTATCGATATCCCAATCGGACTACCGGAAGCAGCTGCTAATGGCAGAGAGTGTGATCATTTAGCACGAAAAATCTTAGGCGGTAGGAGTGGATCATCACTATTTCCTGTACCGTGCCGAGAGGTGCTACGGTGTAAAAATTACACAGAAGCTAACAGGGTAAGCCGCCAATTAGCAAACAAAGGACTTTCGGTTCAGAGCTGGAACATAGGACCTAAAATAGTGCAGGCAGATACTTTACTGCGAAAAAGCAAGAGCGCACGTTCGGTCTTCAGAGAGTCTCATCCGGAGCTATGCTTCGCAAAACTTTCCGGGAAACCCCTAACTTACAAAAAAAATACCCCTTCCGGTATTGAGGAAAGGTTAGCCATACTGAAAAGCCATGATCCATCTGTTTTGGTTGCCGTAAATGAAGCCCTGGAGCGTTACAGAAGAAAGGTAGTAAGAAAAGATGATATCCTTGATGCCGCGGTTCTTGCTCTGAGCGCGGGTGAAAAGGGAAGAGTTCTGTCTATTCCGGAAAAAGTACCCAAAGACCGGTATGGGCTCAGAATGGAAATCACGTATCGTGAAAAATAAGTAGCAACAAGCCCTGATACAGTGCCATGCAGTTTAAAACCGGATGATACGTTGCAGTCTTAAGGAGGGGTGAAAACATCCACCCCTCAGTTGAACCGCACCACCATCAAGTTATTTCAAGGTGATAAAGGAGTTTGCTTGTGAATTACCGTAATGCATACGGAGTATATAATTTCCGGCGGATATATCGTTTAGTGTGAAAGAATAAGAGCCGGCATCTCTGTTTCTCAAATCAACTTTTGCCACCGTTTTACCTCTAAGATTAACTACATCGATTTTGAGATCAGAAGCGTTGGTCATCTCAACATTTACTCTTCTTCCGGATACCCTAACCATAGGTGCAAGTGTGTTTACTGAGGAACCACTCCTTGAGTTTCTTATGATTGAGGTTGCTTCAGGTACGCTTGCAAGTGATACATGTGCTTCATCAGCAGCTGTTCCCCAGGAGCTACCTTCGCTGTTAAAATCAAACAGTACTTCATCGTCGAGTTTCACATCGTTGAAATAAATCGTTCCGGTGTAAGAATCATCATATGCCCAGTACTGGAAGAGTATCTCCCTGACATCGCTGAGATCATCTGCCCCAAATGCTGTTACTGGAATGGTGATTGTCACCCATTCTCCTTGTGTAATGGTTGAGAGGTCGATTACCTCTTCTGATGCCGGACTCCAGGTCCAGGCATCAGAAACTTTGATAACTGGTTGAAGTTGCAAATTAGTTCCACTTCCTTCTTCAACGAAGATATCTATGTGTACATCGGTAGTAGCTGAAAAATTACCAGAAAACATGGTTCCGAGTTCAAAATAACCATCATCACCAACGGGGGTAGGTAGATCGGTAAATTCAACTTTCATTGCAAGATCTCCGCTAAGCCACTCAACTTCTACATCTTTGATCATTATATCATCTTTGTAATTGTCAAACATGTGTTCGAGAGCGGGGGCGGTGGTGGAGAAATCACCAAAAAAGTCAGAATTACCTTCGGTCATAGACCAGCTTAAGGCACCTGCGTACCCTTTATCGTAGGTATGCTGGTAAGCGTCGATAATGCTTTTGGTGGTCATAAGCTGCTGCTTTGGACCTTGTTCTCCCTCTGTCCAGCCTCTTGCCATAAACTCACCAATAAGTACAGGGCGGTCCATATTCCAGTGGCTTGCGGGATTGTGAAAGGGGGATACGTTTTCACCATACCACTCAGGATAGTAATGCATCATATAGAAGTCAAGCCAGCCATTTTCATCTCCACCAGCATTGATCAAAGCTTCATCACTATACATGGTATGATAGGTGGGGTTAGCCATACCAGTTGAAACCATTTTGTTGGTATTGCTGCGAACAAAACCGGCGATCCTGTTGGTGATCCGTAATATATCATCTTGTGTAATTTTTTCTACAACAGCGTCCCAACCAGCTGATGCAAGCATCCCTTCCGCTTCATTAAACACCTCCCAGCACATAATCGCAGGGTGATCGCCCACGGCTTCCAGGATGGGGCCAAGACCATTTTCAAGATAGGTATCAAGGTTTTCGGGAACTGTAAGGAATTGGTGATTACTCTCAAGATCAAAGTCGCTATACTCTGATTTCGGTGGTTGGTCTCCCGGTACCAGCAAATCAAAGGAGAACAGACACATCGAAACCACTACACCGTAAGCGTAAGCGGTGTCCAATGCCTGCCGCATATTCTCGATGGTTCTTGAGCCAATCCCTGTCACCTCACCATCGGAGTTGATCGTTGGACACCGGGAAGCATCGGTGTGAAGCCACCACCGTACCGCGTTACCACCGGCACTTCTGATCTGACGAATCTTGTTTCTGAAAGCATTGATATCAAGCCTTGTATCTCCCACATCATTGGCAAAATCGATCCAGGCGATATTCATTCCCGAAATAAATCTCCTCTGGCCATTGATGACAAGCCAGTTACCATCCATTGAATCCTGAACAGTTTGTGGTGCTACATCAGCAAATACACACATACTCAGAGCTATAACTAAAAGTATAGCCTTTTTTGAAAATGAACCCATAACAACTCCTCTTAAGCGGTTAATTGAAACAACCTTCATCTGTTTCCATCGCAAAACAATATAGTTAAACTTACTGCTGTTTAGAGCGGTTTTGGGGATACCTCCCTTTTTTTCCGTTGGCATAAATGACAACTAACCCGATCCCAAACCGTATACCTCCCTTTTCCCTTTTAAGTGACTATATTCATCTGCTCCACCGGGGTATAAAGCTGGTTCGCACAGTGAGCTCTAACATTTATGGGGCCTTATTCTGAGAGATATTTCTCAAGAATTGTAATCAGTGTTTTCTGGTTAAGAGGTTTTTCAAGATAGTCATTCATACCACAATCGAAGCATTTAGCCCGCTCTGTATTGTCCGTTGATGCGCTGAGTGCTATAACAGGGCATAAATTCCCTGCATCCTGCTCAATTTCTCTTATTGCACCTGTTGCGGCAAAACCATCCATCTCCGGCATTTTTATATCCATGAAAATTATATCCGGGTTATGCTTTTTATAGTGTTCAACCGCCTTAACTCCATTTTCTGCTTCTATAACAGTGGATCCGGGGATAAGGTTTTTTAGTACAGTTTTTATAAGCACATTGTTCAGTAAAACATCATCCACGACTAAAATGGTTGGATATTTCTTGCAACTGATTGTTTCTGTATGGGTTATCTGTTTACTTTCCTTATCTGAATCAGTGTGATTTTTGGTTTGGACGATATTTTTAATACAGTTTATCATTTCACCAGTCTTTACCGGTTTGACAACTTTAAACACAATACCAAGATCGTCCATTTTTTCATCAGATATTTCATTAAACGCGGGATTATAGAGGAGAATAACAGGCAATACCTCTGATGTTACTTTGAGCTCGCTTCTTATTTGCTCTACCGTTTCTATACCATCTGTATCGGGCATATTGTAGTCAATTACAGCAACATCAAAGGAGGGGCTGGTTTTAATTATGTTTAACGCCCTGGTTCCGCTTTCAGCTGTAACAGTTTCTATATCCCATTCCCTGTATCTCTGCTCAAGTATTGTTCTGCTTTTTTCATTATCATCAACTATAAGCGCCCGCTGGATCTTAAGATCAGTTTTAACCTGAACACAACTCTTCGTTATTGCCGGCTTTTTTACTGTGAATGAAAAATCGCTTCCTCTATTTAGCCGGGACTTAACATCAATTTTACCACCCATTTTTTTTACCAGGTTGTTTGAGATGGCAAGGCCTAAACCAGTTCCGCCAAACTTTCTTGAGATTGAGCTGTCTGCCTGTGAAAAAGATTTAAAAAGGTTTTTCTGACCCTCTGGTGAAATTCCGATGCCGGTATCTTTTACCGTGAAAGTATAGTGATAGTAGCCGGGATCGTGTATGTCCCGGGTAGAATACAAAGAAAGCTCTACTTCTCCTTTTTCGGTAAATTTGATTGCATTGCTCAAAAGATTGACAAGAATCTGTTTCATTCTCAACGGGTCTGTTACTGTTATTCGCGGCGTATTGGAAGCAATGTTGAGCAATAATTCGATATTCTTTGATGCCGCGATGAATTTAACAATATCCGCTGTCTCCTCAATCAACTCTACTATATCTGTTTCCACTTCTTCCAGTTCGAGGCGCCCTGCTTCAATTTTGGAAAAGTCGAGAATGTCATTGATTATATCGAGAAGAATTTTGGCGGAAGCGTTTGCGTTTTCGAGGTACTGTCTTTGAACGGCCGTTAAAGTCGTTTTGGCTAAAAGATCGGTAAATCCAATAACACCATTCAGAGGGGTTCTGATCTCGTGGCTCATTGCAGATAAAAAGGCTGATTTAGCTTTGTTGGCACTCTCTGCTTTGACTTTTGCCTTTTCAAGCTCTTCAGATTTTCTCTCAAGCTCCTGATAGGCATTTTTCAATAAAACATCTTTCTTAATCAGTTCTCTGTTTCTATTGGAAACTGATGAAGAAAGTTTTGTCATTTCCAGGTACAGTTGATCAGTTTCTAAGGTATCTTTTTCGCAAACAAACAAAATACCATACTTAGTAATAACTATTTTTGCCTGAAATGAGACAGTTGTTCGGGGAGTTTTTTTGACGGTCAATACGCCGTTAAAATTTTCTGATAAGGATTTTATTTTACTGAAATCCGGATTAACAAAAATAGCGCTGATATCTACGTTTGCGTGGTCAAAAAATCTTCTGAAGCCATCATTTGCGTAAATCAGCTCGTTATCGTGATTGATTAAGAAAACGATGATATTTTGGCTTTCGTTAACCAACTGTTCAAAATTAATTTCATCTTTCCAGTACATAGTTATGCAAAGCAACTTTCTTATAAGCTAATGTTTTTAAGTATACACGATGATAAAAGTCAAAGTGCATTAGCCGCGCTTAGAATTATCATTTTCTGTTTCGGTGATTAATTCTTCCACCTCGAAAACATCTTTTAGGTAGACTACGTTGTTGAAATGTTCAGAAATCACTTTGCCGGATTCTATGAGACCCTGCCCACCGATCAATATAGTTACATCGGTATGATTTCTGATTGTTTTGATTTCGTGTAATAGTACAGGCATATTGGACGTTATGCTCAATGAGAGGCAGATTAAATGAGGCTTTATTGTTTCACAAAATGTAATCAGGTCTGTTATGGGTGTTTTGGCACCGGTAAAAAATGTATCCCAACCATGTTTTTCAAACGTATCTGCAACCATTCTGCAACCTAGCTGATGCTCTTCATTTTCCACACTGGACAGTACAACATTTCTCCCTTTTCTCTGTAGCGAAACCATTCCCGGGAGAAGCTCATTCATAAGGTCTTCTACTATTGATGTGGCCATATGCTCTACTGCCACATTAAGCCTTTGCTGCTCCCATTCATACCCCACCTTATACAAGCTGGGTTTAAACAAGTGCTCGTAAAGGGTGCTGATATCGGTGTTTTTACTCAAAAAGGCGCTTATTATAGCACTACAGAGCTCTTTATTGCCACTTATGAGGGCATTATAGAATTGATCGAAATTGATGGTAGTTTTTTTCATAAATTGAAAACAGATCCGACTAAAGATAGGTGCATGGTTAATACCAAAGTATAAAGTGTTTTTTTGGGAAATTCAATGGTAAGATTGGGATGTTTTACTGAGAAGCGGGGCTGGCAAACAAATAGTGCCGGCAAAAGCAGCACTATTTGTTTGAAATAAGAAAACCAGGTATAAGGGGGCAATTATGGGAAATGTTGCTTTTCTGAATACTATCTGCGTAACCCTTCAGATAACCACAACAACTTCCATGTTACTTCACCGATAGCTCTTCGATATCTTTAAGGCGCATATTGAGCGCATCGCATGAGCGGTGAATTTCCAGCACAGAGATAAAGAGCGAAAACATTAGTGCCACTAATGCCCCAACAAAGGTTAACTCCGCTACTTTCTCATACCCCAGTAATAGCAAAAACATGGAGAGGGTGCATAAAAAGAAACTGACCGCGCCTAAAAATTGCATGTTGCGGATAAGCATGATTCGGTTTTGTATACTGCTTATCTGCTTAAGAATAATCTCATCGGGATCTTCCTTGTACTGGCGGTGAAGTTGCCGGATAAGGGCAGCAAGCGCAAGGAAACGGTTGGTATAGGCAAGAAGGAGAAGAGAAATTGCTGAAAAGAGTAGTGTCGGAGTAGTAAGTGTAAACTGCATCGAAAAAACCTCGGTTTCAGTAGCATTTAAACGCGATTTAAATAAGTAACAATAGCAAACATATTGTTTAAGCTGATTTGACCCCCATGTTTTCTACCACTTTGCGGTCAGCACCCTCTAAGATCGCTCGTTGATAGGAAGTGAAGGCTTTGGTGTCTCCGATAAGAATCGCACCAGTAAGCTTATCATCTCTAAAGAACAGTTTTTTGAAATCTGATCCATCACCGCTGCTTTGGCCTACCGCTCCGTTCTCTTCTGATACCTCTCCTATGGAAACAAGATTGATTCCGGCCACTTTTAACTTGGTGGACATAACCGTGCCTTTGTACACTTGTTTCATACCAGCGATATTTTTTGCCACAACCGAAGCCTGTTCATTCGCTGCAGGCCAAATACCATAAATAGTTCCGTTAAATTCTGCTATATCCCCACAGGCATAGATATCTTCATAATTGGTTTGCAAATACTCGTTAACCGTTATTCCCTTGTTTGATTCTATACCACTGTCTTTAATGATAGAAAGATTGGGGCGAATCCCCGCCGAAACAAGGATAAGCTCTGTTGCTGTTTTTTGGCCGTCTTTAAAAAGAATATCGAAACCCTTTTCGTCTGGTACAATCTTTTGAGTCTGCATGCCCAACCTGAACTGTAACCCTTTCTGTTCAAGCTGCCCCTGCAGTATTGACGCGCTTTCCGGATCAAGCTGTCGTGGTAAAAGTCTGTCGAAACATTCGATGATTTCAACCTCAAGTCCTCTGTTTAAAAGGCTGTGCCCTGCTTCTATGCCTAAAAGACCACCGCCTATTACAGACGCTTTCTTTCTCCCTTTGGAGTAATTTATGATACAGTCTGCATCATCTATTGTACGCAGAGTAAAAATCCCCTCAGTTGTGCAGTTAAAGTTGGGAAGAAAGGAGTGGGCTCCTGCCGCAATCACAAGCGTATCGTAATGAAAACACCTTG from Chitinispirillales bacterium ANBcel5 includes:
- a CDS encoding DUF429 domain-containing protein, which codes for MVKFGGIDGCRGGWFIIFFDSDRGWSCALYPNLESLWQEMKSASLLLIDIPIGLPEAAANGRECDHLARKILGGRSGSSLFPVPCREVLRCKNYTEANRVSRQLANKGLSVQSWNIGPKIVQADTLLRKSKSARSVFRESHPELCFAKLSGKPLTYKKNTPSGIEERLAILKSHDPSVLVAVNEALERYRRKVVRKDDILDAAVLALSAGEKGRVLSIPEKVPKDRYGLRMEITYREK
- a CDS encoding response regulator — translated: MYWKDEINFEQLVNESQNIIVFLINHDNELIYANDGFRRFFDHANVDISAIFVNPDFSKIKSLSENFNGVLTVKKTPRTTVSFQAKIVITKYGILFVCEKDTLETDQLYLEMTKLSSSVSNRNRELIKKDVLLKNAYQELERKSEELEKAKVKAESANKAKSAFLSAMSHEIRTPLNGVIGFTDLLAKTTLTAVQRQYLENANASAKILLDIINDILDFSKIEAGRLELEEVETDIVELIEETADIVKFIAASKNIELLLNIASNTPRITVTDPLRMKQILVNLLSNAIKFTEKGEVELSLYSTRDIHDPGYYHYTFTVKDTGIGISPEGQKNLFKSFSQADSSISRKFGGTGLGLAISNNLVKKMGGKIDVKSRLNRGSDFSFTVKKPAITKSCVQVKTDLKIQRALIVDDNEKSRTILEQRYREWDIETVTAESGTRALNIIKTSPSFDVAVIDYNMPDTDGIETVEQIRSELKVTSEVLPVILLYNPAFNEISDEKMDDLGIVFKVVKPVKTGEMINCIKNIVQTKNHTDSDKESKQITHTETISCKKYPTILVVDDVLLNNVLIKTVLKNLIPGSTVIEAENGVKAVEHYKKHNPDIIFMDIKMPEMDGFAATGAIREIEQDAGNLCPVIALSASTDNTERAKCFDCGMNDYLEKPLNQKTLITILEKYLSE
- a CDS encoding cobalamin B12-binding domain-containing protein — its product is MKKTTINFDQFYNALISGNKELCSAIISAFLSKNTDISTLYEHLFKPSLYKVGYEWEQQRLNVAVEHMATSIVEDLMNELLPGMVSLQRKGRNVVLSSVENEEHQLGCRMVADTFEKHGWDTFFTGAKTPITDLITFCETIKPHLICLSLSITSNMPVLLHEIKTIRNHTDVTILIGGQGLIESGKVISEHFNNVVYLKDVFEVEELITETENDNSKRG
- a CDS encoding DUF2721 domain-containing protein is translated as MQFTLTTPTLLFSAISLLLLAYTNRFLALAALIRQLHRQYKEDPDEIILKQISSIQNRIMLIRNMQFLGAVSFFLCTLSMFLLLLGYEKVAELTFVGALVALMFSLFISVLEIHRSCDALNMRLKDIEELSVK
- a CDS encoding FAD-dependent oxidoreductase, with amino-acid sequence MNIVIIGNGAAGALTAGHLRKALPEANIHIISDENYCFYSRPRIIDYLTGTIEKEKLIIRKEDWYKKNQIELYLEQKVISINPSEKCVILEDTRCFHYDTLVIAAGAHSFLPNFNCTTEGIFTLRTIDDADCIINYSKGRKKASVIGGGLLGIEAGHSLLNRGLEVEIIECFDRLLPRQLDPESASILQGQLEQKGLQFRLGMQTQKIVPDEKGFDILFKDGQKTATELILVSAGIRPNLSIIKDSGIESNKGITVNEYLQTNYEDIYACGDIAEFNGTIYGIWPAANEQASVVAKNIAGMKQVYKGTVMSTKLKVAGINLVSIGEVSEENGAVGQSSGDGSDFKKLFFRDDKLTGAILIGDTKAFTSYQRAILEGADRKVVENMGVKSA